One Alternaria dauci strain A2016 chromosome 6, whole genome shotgun sequence DNA window includes the following coding sequences:
- a CDS encoding DNA-directed RNA polymerase II subunit RPB1 — protein sequence MPPGAPQVSKCPLRTIKEIQFGLLSPEEIKAMSVVHIIYPETMDEQKQKPREQGLNDPKLGTIDRMYSCATCKEDIQTCPGHFGHIELHTPVFHVGFVVKIKKLLETVCHTCGLIKADFNHPDWAAAAKTKDAKKRFDKIWRMSKGKTVCMQDVDDGSDKSKIPKIPHGGCGSKQPDSIRKEGLKLTGTWKQSKKDDDDGQGDRKEVITPKQAQTIFKLMSDNTLALLGLNADYARPEWMILDVLPVPPPPVRPSISVDGTGQGMRGEDDLTYKLGDIIRANGRVAECQQEGSPAHVTAEFEALVQYHVATYMDNDANGVPQAMQKSGRPLKTIRGRLKGKEGRLRGNLMGKRVDFSARTVITGDPNLSLDQVGVPRSIARTLTYPEVVTKFNISKLTNLVRNGPNQHPGANYVIKADGVRLDLKHNKNLDDLRLQYGWKVERHIDDDDVIIFNRQPSLHKESMMGHRVKVMPYSTFRLNLSVTSPYNADFDGDEMNLHVPQSDETRAEVQNLCMVPKQIVSPQKNQPLMGIVQDTLLGVYKMSRRDNFIPIEQVMPILMWVPDWDGIVPEPAILKPRPLWTGKQIISMAFPREVNIEKKEADSKPSAYNDLVDKSFCIKGGQLLFGQVTKKIVGASAGGVIHIIFNELGPDAAVKFFNACQRICNWWLLHYGFSFGVGDTIPDPATSDKIANEIAKSKAKVEEIIETATKDALEPMPGMTIRGTFESKVQKFLNEGREGGGTAAQTSLKDFNNVVQTVVSGSKGSTVNISQMVALVGQQAVEGQRIPYGFKYRTLPHFSKDDYSPESRGFVENSYLRGLTPSEFFFHAMAGREGLIDTAVKTAETGYIQRRLVKALEDVMVKYDGTVRNSMGDIVEFIYGEDGLDGAHIENQSMDIIMASEADFEAGYKLDVLGTDHPEIPVTKLEGATMFQGDVEVQRALDEEFEQIKTDREYLRATASDEDLESFQLPLNIQRMIRSAQARFGINPEKAVSNLNPIETIRQVKETLERLVVIRGTDELSREAQDSATYLFKSHLRARLAFKKLVVQHRLSKEALNYVLGELEDRFLKAAVAPGEMVGVLAAQSIGEPATQMTLNTFHFAGVSSKNVTLGVPRLKEILNIAANIKTPSMLVRQTDTKATQQDAKRLRSTIELTTLRSLTQAVELYYDPDIQSTLVEEDQDMVESYFILPEEDEVIESQSKWLLRIILDRKKLLDKSITIGEVASKIKEEFKPNLAVIFSDENADEQVMRVRFIWDQNLQKDDEDEDERDERWMRKLEKHLLDDVTLRGVRGIERAFIRDHIVTVEMPDRSLVHSKSKDECKEWVLDTTGTALAEVLAIEGVDATKTYSNSFIEILGVLGIEAARAGLLKELGMVLSFDGSYVNHRHMALLVDIMCQRGLLMAITRHGINRNDTGALMRCSFEETVEILLEAAGFGELDDCRGVSENIMLGQLAPMGTGEFDVVMDNAMLLTMVEDNSKMMGGAAGAGNYLDNGAATPYDLGSPTYEGGMGVGSYDQVSFSPIAAAGGGDDQGGFTAYGGTYGGGGFSPYDGGRSPGGSGFTGMSPGFTSPVSPGFSPTSPGYSPTSPGTASPHFAATSPGYMASPTSPHYSPTSPRYGSPTSPSYSPTSPAGYSPTSPQYSPTSPNYSPTSPTFMGGSTSPAYSPTSPQYSPTSPQYSPTSPQYQASSDRRSPTSPTSPQYSPTSPRYSPTSPAGSFSPTSPRYSPTSPGPAYSPTSPKQ from the exons ATGCCTCCGGGCGCGCCCCAGGTGTCCAAATGTCCGCTCCGGACCATCAAGGAGATCCAGTTCGGGCTGCTCTCTCCCGAGGAGATCAAGGCCATGAGCGTCGTCCACATCATCTATCCCGAGACCATGGACGAGCAGAAGCAGAAGCCGCGTGAGCAAGGTCTCAACGACCCCAAGCTCGGCACCATCGACCGCATGTACTCGTGCGCCACGTGCAAGGAAGACATCCAGACCTGCCCCGGTCACTTTGGTCACATCGAGCTGCACACACCCGTCTTTCACGTCGGTTTCGTCGTCAAGATCAAGAAGCTCCTCGAGACCGTCTGCCACACCTGCGGTCTCATAAAGGCTGACTTC AACCATCCTGACTGGGCGGCCGCCGCAAAGACCAAGGATGCGAAGAAGCGTTTCGATAAGATCTGGCGCATGTCCAAGGGCAAGACCGTGTGCATGCAGGACGTAGATGACGGAAGTGACAAGAGCAAGATTCCCAAGATTCCCCACGGTGGCTGTGGCAGCAAGCAACCTGACTCTATCCGCAAGGAGGGTTTGAAGCTCACAGGCACCTGGAAACAGAGCAAGAAGGACGACGATGACGGCCAAGGTGACCGCAAAGAAGTCATTACACCAAAGCAGGCACAGACCATCTTCAAGCTCATGTCCGACAACACACTCGCTCTGCTCGGCTTGAACGCCGACTACGCACGCCCCGAGTGGATGATCCTTGATGTCCTGCCAGTGCCCCCACCTCCGGTTCGCCCTAGTATCTCCGTCGACGGTACTGGCCAGGGTATGCGTGGAGAGGATGATTTGACATACAAGTTGGGAGATATCATCCGCGCCAACGGTCGTGTCGCAGAATGTCAGCAGGAGGGCTCGCCTGCTCACGTAACAGCCGAATTCGAGGCTCTCGTCCAGTACCACGTTGCTACCTACATGGACAACGACGCCAATGGTGTTCCACAGGCCATGCAGAAGTCTGGCCGTCCGCTCAAGACTATTCGTGGCCGATTAAAGGGCAAGGAGGGCCGTCTTCGTGGTAACTTGATGGGAAAGCGTGTCGACTTCTCCGCACGTACCGTCATCACTGGTGACCCTAATCTGTCTCTGGACCAAGTTGGTGTACCGCGATCCATTGCACGCACTCTGACCTACCCAGAGGTTGTCACCAAGTTCAACATCAGCAAGCTGACAAACTTGGTACGCAACGGACCCAACCAGCACCCTGGTGCCAACTACGTCATCAAAGCCGACGGTGTTCGTCTCGATCTGAAGCACAACAAGAACCTCGACGATCTGCGGCTACAATACGGCTGGAAGGTCGAACGCCATattgacgacgacgatgtcATCATCTTCAACCGTCAGCCCTCTCTGCATAAGGAGTCTATGATGGGACACCGCGTCAAAGTCATGCCCTACTCCACCTTCCGTCTCAACTTGTCGGTCACATCACCCTACAACGCCGATTTCGACGGTGACGAGATGAACCTTCACGTCCCCCAGAGTGACGAGACTCGCGCTGAGGTTCAAAACCTGTGCATGGTTCCCAAGCAGATTGTGTCGCCGCAGAAGAACCAGCCCTTGATGGGTATCGTGCAGGACACGCTTCTTGGTGTTTACAAGATGAGTCGTCGTGACAACTTCATTCCTATTGAACAGGTCATGCCTATTCTCATGTGGGTACCTGATTGGGATGGTATCGTTCCAGAGCCAGCCATTCTGAAGCCTCGCCCTCTCTGGACTGGCAAGCAGATTATCAGCATGGCTTTCCCACGCGAGGTCAACATTGAGAAGAAGGAAGCCGACTCCAAGCCGAGTGCGTACAACGATCTCGTCGACAAGTCATTCTGTATCAAGGGCGGGCAACTGCTTTTTGGTCAGGTCACAAAGAAGATTGTTGGTGCCTCTGCCGGCGGTGTTATCCACATCATCTTCAACGAGCTTGGACCAGATGCGGCAGTCAAATTCTTCAATGCCTGCCAGCGCATTTGCAACTGGTGGCTTCTTCATTACGGTTTCAGTTTCGGTGTGGGTGACACCATTCCGGATCCTGCTACCTCGGACAAGATTGCCAACGAGATTGCAAAGTCCAAGGCCAAGGTCGAGGAGATCATTGAAACAGCCACCAAAGATGCGCTCGAGCCTATGCCTGGTATGACGATTCGTGGTACATTCGAATCCAAGGTACAGAAGTTCCTCAACGAAGGTCGTGAGGGCGGAGGTACCGCAGCTCAAACGAGTTTGAAGGATTTCAACAACGTCGTGCAGACTGTCGTTTCAGGTTCCAAGGGTTCCACTGTCAACATCTCTCAGATGGTTGCCCTTGTCGGTCAACAAGCTGTGGAAGGACAGCGTATTCCATACGGCTTCAAGTACAGGACACTGCCACATTTCTCAAAGGACGACTACTCGCCTGAATCTCGTGGTTTCGTCGAAAACTCTTACCTTCGCGGTCTCACGCCTTCTGAGTTCTTCTTCCACGCCATGGCTGGTCGTGAAGGTTTGATCGATACAGCAGTCAAGACAGCCGAGACTGGTTACATCCAACGTCGTCTCGTCAAAGCGCTCGAAGACGTCATGGTCAAGTACGACGGAACCGTGCGTAACTCCATGGGTGACATCGTTGAGTTCATCTATGGTGAAGATGGTTTGGACGGCGCCCACATTGAGAACCAGTCTATGGATATCATCATGGCATCAGAGGCCGATTTCGAGGCTGGGTACAAGCTCGACGTGCTTGGAACTGATCACCCAGAGATTCCAGTCACTAAGCTTGAGGGTGCTACCATGTTCCAGGGTGATGTGGAGGTCCAACGAGCTCTGGACGAAGAGTTTGAACAGATCAAGACCGATCGTGAATACCTCCGCGCCACTGCAAGCGACGAGGATCTGGAGTCCTTCCAGTTGCCTCTCAACATCCAGCGCATGATCAGGTCTGCTCAGGCGCGATTCGGCATCAACCCAGAGAAGGCTGTCAGCAACCTTAATCCTATCGAGACCATCAGACAAGTCAAGGAAACTCTCGAGCGACTGGTTGTCATTCGTGGTACTGACGAGCTTTCAAGAGAAGCTCAAGACAGTGCAACTTACTTGTTCAAATCCCATCTTCGCGCACGTCTTGCATTCAAGAAGCTTGTCGTTCAGCACCGCCTAAGCAAGGAGGCTCTGAACTACGTTCTCGGAGAACTCGAAGACCGTTTCCTCAAGGCCGCTGTTGCTCCTGGTGAGATGGTAGGTGTTCTCGCTGCGCAATCCATCGGTGAACCCGCTACCCAGATGACGCTCAACACTTTCCATTTTGCTGGTGTTTCTTCCAAGAACGTCACGCTTGGTGTACCTCGATTGAAGGAAATCTTGAACATTGCAGCCAACATCAAGACCCCATCCATGTTGGTTCGCCAGACAGATACAAAGGCCACCCAACAGGATGCCAAGCGCCTGCGAAGCACGATCGAGCTCACAACCCTCCGCTCCTTGACGCAAGCGGTCGAACTCTACTACGATCCTGATATTCAATCAACTCTTGTTGAAGAAGATCAGGACATGGTTGAGTCCTACTTCATTTTGcctgaagaagacgaagtCATCGAGTCACAGTCTAAGTGGTTGCTCCGTATCATTCTTGACCGCAAGAAGCTACTGGATAAGAGTATCACTATCGGCGAAGTTGCTAGcaagatcaaggaagagTTCAAGCCCAATTTGGCGGTTATCTTTAGTGACGAGAATGCCGACGAGCAGGTCATGCGTGTTCGTTTCATCTGGGACCAGAACCTTCAGAAAgatgacgaggatgaagacgAGCGTGACGAACGATGGATGCGCAAGCTTGAGAAGCATCTGCTCGACGATGTTACGCTACGTGGTGTACGTGGTATTGAGCGTGCTTTTATCCGAGACCACATCGTCACAGTTGAAATGCCAGACAGGTCTTTGGTGCACTCGAAGAGCAAGGACGAGTGCAAAGAGTGGGTGCTTGATACCACTGGTACTGCTCTGGCTGAAGTGCTAGCCATTGAAGGTGTGGATGCGACCAAAACCTATTCTAATTCTTTCATCGAGATTCTTGGTGTGCTTGGAATCGAGGCTGCACGTGCCGGTCTACTCAAGGAGCTGGGTATGGTTTTGTCCTTTGACGGTTCTTACGTCAACCATCGTCACATGGCATTGCTCGTCGACATCATGTGCCAACGTGGTCTTCTCATGGCCATCACCCGTCACGGTATCAACCGTAACGATACTGGTGCCCTCATGCGTTGTTCCTTCGAAGAGACAGTCGAGATTCTTCTTGAAGCGGCCGGCTTTGGTGAGCTTGATGATTGCCGGGGTGTGTCTGAGAACATTATGCTCGGTCAGCTGGCGCCTATGGGTACCGGAGAATTTGACGTTGTCATGGACAATGCCATGCTCCTCACCATGGTGGAGGACAACTCCAAGATGATGGGCGGTGCTGCTGGCGCTGGCAACTACCTCGACAACGGTGCTGCCACGCCGTACGACTTGGGATCTCCTACATACGAGGGTGGCATGGGCGTAGGCTCTTACGATCAGGTCTCGTTCTCTCCTATTGCTGCGGCTGGTGGAGGTGATGATCAAGGTGGCTTCACTGCCTACGGAGGCACATACGGAGGTGGTGGCTTCAGCCCGTATGATGGAGGTAGAAGTCCAGGAGGTTCAGGCTTTACTGGCATGTCTCCTGGCTTCACCAGCCCGGTGTCTCCAGGTTTCTCACCAACTTCACCCGGTTACTCGCCCACCTCCCCAGGAACTGCCAGCCCTCACTTCGCCGCCACATCACCTGGATATATGGCTTCGCCTACATCCCCGCATTACTCTCCAACTTCGCCTCGATACGGATCTCCTACATCGCCGTCGTACTCGCCCACATCCCCTGCTGGCTACTCCCCGACGTCGCCTCAGTACTCTCCTACATCTCCCAACTACAGCCCAACGTCTCCGACGTTCATGGGTGGCTCAACTTCCCCAGCGTACAGTCCGACATCACCACAGTACAGCCCAACTTCGCCGCAGTACAGCCCCACAAGTCCTCAATACCAGGCCAGCAGCGACAGGCGTTCTCCGACCTCACCGACGTCGCCGCAATACAGCCCGACGTCGCCACGCTACTCGCCAACGAGTCCGGCAGGCTCCTTTTCTCCAACGTCTCCGCGCTACAGCCCGACGTCTCCGGGCCCGGCCTAC